One genomic window of Caballeronia sp. SBC1 includes the following:
- the leuC gene encoding 3-isopropylmalate dehydratase large subunit gives MASTLFDKVWQRHVIAKAGDDWALLHIDRLLLHDLSGTAALNAMTERGLAIAHPELSFATPDHAVSTQPGRTGETFAGGARLWAGLKKLSSHNGIRFFDLGETGQGIVHVMAPELGVVQPGSTLVCGDSHTCTNGGVGALAFGIGSSELTHALATQTLWQRKPATMRVRFEGRLLNGVFAKDLVMYLIGKLGARAGIGYAVEYAGPAIRQLGVEARLTICNLSIEMGAKFGMIAPDDTTFAYLEGREFSPRGELFARAVADWRTLPSDDDAQFAREVSFDAADVRPMLTWGTSPEHAMPIDERIPDPNDAPDAARRDAWRNALDYMGLKPGEHLAGTPVDWVFIGSCTNSRLSDLREAASIARGRRVAPGVRAWVVPGSEQVKRDAQAEGLDRVFREAGFEWREPGCSMCVAANGETVPAGARSVSTSNRNFVGRQGPGARTHLASPQSAAAAAVMGVIADPRRLADG, from the coding sequence ATTGCTTCGACGTTATTCGACAAAGTGTGGCAGCGCCATGTGATCGCGAAAGCCGGCGACGACTGGGCGCTGCTGCATATCGACCGCCTGCTGCTGCACGATCTGTCCGGCACTGCAGCATTGAATGCGATGACTGAACGCGGTCTTGCGATCGCTCATCCCGAACTGTCGTTCGCCACGCCGGATCACGCGGTCTCGACGCAGCCCGGCCGCACCGGCGAAACCTTCGCAGGCGGCGCCCGCCTGTGGGCCGGACTGAAGAAGCTGTCATCGCACAACGGGATCCGTTTCTTCGATCTAGGCGAAACCGGCCAGGGCATCGTGCACGTGATGGCCCCCGAGCTTGGCGTCGTTCAACCAGGCAGCACGCTCGTCTGCGGGGACAGCCATACGTGCACGAACGGTGGCGTCGGCGCGCTCGCGTTCGGCATCGGCTCGTCCGAACTCACGCATGCGCTTGCGACGCAAACGCTATGGCAACGCAAGCCAGCCACGATGCGCGTCCGCTTCGAGGGCCGGCTGCTCAACGGCGTGTTCGCGAAGGACCTGGTGATGTATCTGATCGGCAAGCTCGGCGCGCGCGCCGGCATCGGCTACGCGGTCGAATATGCGGGGCCGGCGATCCGGCAGCTTGGTGTCGAAGCGCGGCTGACCATCTGCAACCTGTCGATCGAAATGGGCGCGAAGTTCGGCATGATCGCGCCCGACGATACGACATTCGCGTATCTGGAAGGCCGCGAGTTTTCGCCGCGCGGCGAGCTGTTCGCGCGGGCGGTGGCGGACTGGCGCACGCTGCCGTCCGACGACGACGCGCAGTTCGCCCGTGAAGTGTCGTTCGATGCCGCCGACGTGCGCCCGATGCTCACGTGGGGTACGAGCCCCGAGCATGCGATGCCGATCGACGAGCGCATTCCCGATCCGAACGACGCCCCCGACGCGGCACGCCGCGACGCATGGCGCAACGCGCTCGACTACATGGGCCTGAAACCCGGCGAGCATCTCGCTGGCACGCCGGTCGACTGGGTGTTCATCGGCTCGTGCACGAACTCGCGGCTTTCGGATTTGCGCGAAGCGGCTAGCATCGCGCGCGGCCGGCGCGTCGCACCCGGCGTGCGCGCGTGGGTCGTGCCGGGCTCCGAGCAGGTCAAACGCGACGCGCAGGCCGAGGGGCTCGACCGCGTATTCAGGGAGGCCGGCTTCGAATGGCGCGAGCCCGGTTGCAGCATGTGCGTTGCGGCGAACGGCGAGACCGTGCCTGCGGGCGCGCGCTCGGTGTCGACGTCGAACCGCAATTTCGTCGGCCGCCAGGGGCCGGGCGCACGCACCCATCTCGCCAGTCCGCAAAGCGCGGCCGCCGCTGCGGTGATGGGCGTGATCGCCGATCCGAGGAGGCTCGCTGATGGATAA
- a CDS encoding MmgE/PrpD family protein — translation MMTMAASASLETAASIAGAPTDPSGPTGRLANWLATVRFDDIPAAALERGKYLTLDGIGCALVGAQLAWSRKAVELVCALEGEGRASLIGWGTRTSAPAAALLNGTFIQGFELDDFHPLAPLHGASVVLPSLFASTELLGGVNGAHFLLAAMCGYEVGPRVGLALHGSQMLSRGWHSGAVFGTHASAAAAGKLHQLDAAAFEDALGLAGTQSGGLMAAQFEAMSKRMHHGFASRAGLYAAALAKGGYTGIKRVFERDYGGFLSTFGEGHAPDASQIAANLGTTWETEKIIIKRYPAMGALLAPIEAVLRIRAERPFAADDIERIELDLASAAFHHGGWQPTRPLTPIGAQMNLAYAVAVAAIDGEARMKQFSPARIDQDDVWALMKRITVRHDRSFDADGPLARGATRLRMFFNDGRNEDQLLRHPRGRPIPLLSNDEIRDKFRSLTSEVIDRARQSRIEELVLRIEQLGDVRELIAELAPPVKDALA, via the coding sequence ATGATGACGATGGCCGCAAGCGCTTCACTGGAAACGGCCGCATCCATAGCCGGCGCGCCGACCGATCCGTCCGGCCCGACCGGGCGGCTCGCGAACTGGCTCGCGACGGTGCGGTTCGACGACATTCCCGCCGCCGCGCTTGAGCGCGGCAAATATCTGACCCTCGACGGCATCGGCTGTGCGCTCGTCGGCGCGCAACTTGCGTGGTCGCGCAAGGCGGTCGAACTGGTTTGCGCACTCGAAGGTGAGGGACGCGCAAGCCTGATCGGCTGGGGTACCAGGACCAGCGCGCCGGCGGCGGCGCTGCTCAACGGCACCTTTATTCAAGGCTTCGAACTCGACGACTTTCATCCGCTCGCGCCGTTGCATGGTGCATCGGTCGTGTTGCCTTCGCTGTTTGCGAGCACGGAGCTGCTCGGCGGTGTGAACGGCGCACATTTCCTGCTTGCGGCGATGTGCGGCTACGAGGTCGGACCGCGCGTGGGTCTCGCGCTGCATGGTTCGCAGATGCTGTCGCGCGGTTGGCATTCGGGCGCGGTGTTCGGCACGCACGCGAGCGCCGCGGCCGCAGGCAAACTGCACCAGCTTGACGCCGCTGCCTTCGAAGATGCGCTGGGGCTTGCCGGCACCCAATCCGGCGGACTGATGGCCGCGCAGTTCGAGGCGATGTCCAAACGGATGCACCACGGTTTCGCGTCGCGTGCGGGACTTTACGCGGCGGCGCTCGCCAAGGGCGGTTACACGGGTATCAAGCGCGTGTTCGAGCGCGATTACGGCGGGTTCCTGTCGACTTTCGGCGAAGGTCATGCGCCGGACGCGTCGCAGATCGCCGCGAATCTCGGCACGACGTGGGAGACCGAAAAAATCATTATCAAGCGCTATCCGGCAATGGGCGCGTTGCTCGCGCCGATCGAAGCGGTGTTGCGGATCCGCGCGGAACGGCCATTCGCCGCCGACGATATCGAACGGATCGAACTCGATCTGGCGAGCGCCGCATTTCATCACGGCGGTTGGCAGCCGACCCGGCCGCTCACGCCGATCGGCGCGCAGATGAATCTCGCTTACGCAGTTGCGGTCGCGGCGATCGACGGCGAAGCGCGCATGAAACAGTTCAGCCCCGCTCGCATCGACCAGGATGATGTCTGGGCGCTGATGAAGCGCATCACCGTGCGCCACGACAGGTCGTTCGATGCCGACGGCCCGCTCGCTCGCGGCGCCACCCGCTTACGGATGTTCTTCAACGATGGCCGAAACGAAGACCAGTTGCTGCGTCATCCGCGCGGACGGCCGATTCCGCTGCTGTCGAACGACGAGATTCGCGACAAGTTCCGTTCGCTGACGAGCGAGGTAATCGATCGCGCGCGGCAGTCGCGCATTGAAGAACTCGTGCTGCGCATCGAGCAACTCGGCGACGTGCGTGAACTGATCGCCGAGCTTGCGCCGCCGGTGAAAGACGCGCTCGCCTGA
- a CDS encoding MFS transporter, translating to MSSLFKTVGDVACEPAQAASVATTGTIGARLDRLPPSRTIWTFVVLISLGGFFEFYELFSTAYLAPGIVRSGILTETTRGFFGMTGIASFIAAAFAGLLVGTLLFSAIADRFGRRSVFTFALLWYTASAAVMAFQTTAWGLNFWRFMVGIGLGVELVTIDSYLSELVPRQMRGRAFALNQVITYLSVPTIALLAWQLVPLAPLGLDGWRWVVLAGSIAAILVWGIRTRIPESPRWLASHGEQGRADAVLTALEQRVERETGRPLPKPEPSVGEVIEHGRLSEIFSRRYLSRTVMLSTFHVFQTIGLYGFSNWVPTFLVHQGIEVTASLAYTMGITLVMPCGPLLALLYADRFERKWQIVTSSVVVAVAGLLFAATRNPALIVLTGGLVTLGATTLSYNFHAYQSELYPTRIRARAVGFVYSWSRLSGVFSGFLVSWALSRAGVSGALLLIAASMAMVAISIGLLGPRTNGRSLESLTQ from the coding sequence ATGTCATCGTTATTCAAAACGGTGGGCGACGTCGCCTGCGAGCCAGCCCAGGCCGCCTCGGTCGCCACCACCGGCACCATCGGTGCGCGCCTTGACAGGTTGCCGCCGAGCCGCACGATCTGGACGTTCGTCGTGCTGATCTCGCTCGGCGGTTTCTTCGAGTTCTACGAGCTGTTTTCGACCGCTTATCTCGCGCCGGGCATTGTCCGTTCGGGGATCCTCACTGAGACCACGCGCGGCTTCTTCGGCATGACCGGCATCGCCAGTTTCATCGCGGCGGCGTTCGCGGGGTTGCTGGTCGGCACGCTGCTGTTCAGCGCGATCGCCGATCGGTTCGGCCGGCGCTCGGTGTTCACGTTCGCGTTGCTGTGGTACACGGCGTCGGCGGCGGTGATGGCCTTTCAGACGACCGCGTGGGGCCTGAATTTCTGGAGGTTCATGGTCGGGATCGGTCTCGGCGTCGAACTGGTAACGATCGATAGTTACCTGAGCGAGCTCGTGCCGCGGCAGATGCGAGGCCGCGCGTTCGCGCTCAATCAGGTGATCACGTATCTGTCGGTACCGACGATTGCGCTGCTCGCGTGGCAACTGGTGCCGCTCGCGCCACTCGGACTCGACGGTTGGAGATGGGTCGTGCTCGCAGGCTCGATCGCCGCGATCCTCGTGTGGGGGATCCGCACGCGGATTCCCGAAAGTCCGCGCTGGCTCGCGTCGCACGGCGAACAGGGGCGGGCCGACGCGGTGCTCACCGCGCTCGAGCAACGTGTCGAACGCGAAACGGGGCGGCCATTGCCGAAGCCGGAACCCAGCGTGGGCGAAGTGATCGAGCACGGCCGTTTAAGCGAAATCTTCAGCCGGCGCTATCTGTCACGCACGGTGATGCTGAGTACATTCCACGTGTTTCAGACCATCGGCCTGTACGGTTTTTCGAACTGGGTGCCGACTTTTCTCGTGCACCAGGGAATCGAGGTGACGGCGAGTCTCGCCTACACGATGGGCATTACGCTCGTGATGCCGTGCGGTCCGCTGCTCGCGCTGCTGTACGCGGATCGCTTCGAGCGCAAGTGGCAGATCGTGACATCGTCGGTAGTGGTGGCCGTTGCGGGGCTGCTGTTCGCGGCGACGCGCAACCCGGCGCTCATCGTGCTGACTGGCGGCCTCGTGACGCTGGGCGCGACCACGCTCTCGTACAACTTTCACGCCTATCAATCTGAGCTATATCCGACGAGAATTCGGGCGCGCGCGGTCGGCTTTGTTTATTCGTGGAGCCGCCTCTCCGGCGTATTCAGCGGCTTTCTCGTGTCGTGGGCGCTGAGCCGGGCAGGGGTGTCTGGTGCGCTGTTGCTGATTGCGGCGAGCATGGCGATGGTGGCGATCTCGATCGGGCTGCTTGGGCCGCGCACCAACGGGCGGTCGCTGGAATCGCTCACCCAGTGA
- the leuD gene encoding 3-isopropylmalate dehydratase small subunit, whose product MDKVTTITGAAAPLLRPNIDTDTVIRIERLTQKPRHELGQYALEALRLRPDGSEDPEFVLNRPSWRHAPILLTGANFGCGSSREGAVWALMAAGIRCVIAESFGEIFYNNCFQNGLLPVQLDAALIQLLAGLSSAGTTVTVDLVTQRIIAGDAEFGFEIEALRRDALLEGLDEITQTLRQRERIEAWQSADREQRPWIWQSVQARA is encoded by the coding sequence ATGGATAAGGTCACCACCATTACGGGCGCCGCCGCGCCGTTGCTGAGACCGAATATCGATACCGACACCGTGATCCGCATCGAGCGGCTCACACAGAAGCCGCGTCACGAGCTAGGGCAGTACGCGCTCGAAGCGCTGCGCCTGCGTCCCGACGGTAGCGAGGATCCGGAATTCGTGCTGAACCGGCCTTCGTGGCGGCACGCGCCGATCCTGCTGACAGGTGCGAATTTCGGCTGCGGGTCGTCGCGCGAAGGCGCGGTGTGGGCGCTGATGGCGGCAGGGATTCGCTGCGTGATCGCCGAGAGCTTCGGCGAAATCTTCTACAACAACTGCTTCCAGAACGGCCTGCTGCCGGTGCAGCTCGATGCCGCGCTGATTCAGCTGCTTGCCGGCCTGTCGAGCGCGGGCACGACAGTGACCGTCGACCTGGTGACGCAGCGGATCATCGCGGGCGACGCCGAGTTCGGGTTTGAAATCGAGGCGCTTCGCCGCGACGCACTGCTCGAAGGTCTCGACGAGATCACACAGACATTGCGCCAGCGCGAGCGGATCGAAGCGTGGCAAAGCGCGGACCGCGAGCAGCGGCCCTGGATCTGGCAGAGCGTTCAGGCGCGCGCGTGA